In Clostridium sporogenes, one genomic interval encodes:
- the feoB gene encoding ferrous iron transport protein B: MITTALLGNPNVGKTSLFNQLTGSNQYVGNWAGVTVEKKEGFVNDSIKIVDLPGIYAMDTFSNEEKVSKNFLINGNVDVIIDIVDASNLDRNLYLTTQLKQFNKPIILVLNMIDVAENKGIKINYDILSKELNVKVIPIIASKGIGIDKLIETLENKTFLSYKDNNDYNFENERDAYKFIGNIFEKAVTLEEKKTISNTDKIDKIVLNPILAYPLFLGILYLIFKFTFNWVGTPLADHIDALLNDSLIPYLGTLLASTAPWFKSLLLDGIVAGVGSVIVFLPVILTLFLGISFLEDSGYMARAAFIMDKLMRKMGLSGKAFIPMVVGFGCSVPGIMSARTLESERDRKLTALLVPLMSCNARLPVYALFASVFFSGHETSIVFSLYILGILLAFIIGLLFKNTLFKKDEEPFIIELPEYKMPEFKNLMLHTWDKGKGFLKKAGTIIFSISVIVWLLSNFNFSGMVDINESFLASLGRVLSPIFKPLGFSGWQTSVSLLTGLMAKEVIVGTMGVIYGGDLKVTLLNHFSPLSAYSFLVFVLLYTPCVSVVATMRKEYGSKMALFSVTYQIILAWIISFLIYNVGALII; this comes from the coding sequence ATGATAACAACCGCATTACTTGGTAATCCTAATGTAGGTAAAACCTCCCTTTTTAATCAACTTACCGGCTCTAATCAATATGTTGGAAACTGGGCAGGTGTAACAGTAGAAAAAAAGGAAGGTTTTGTTAATGATTCTATTAAAATTGTGGATTTACCTGGCATATATGCCATGGATACCTTTTCTAATGAGGAAAAAGTGTCTAAAAATTTTCTCATCAATGGAAATGTTGACGTAATAATTGATATTGTAGATGCTTCAAATTTGGATAGAAATCTATACTTAACTACCCAACTAAAACAATTTAATAAACCTATTATTTTAGTACTTAACATGATAGATGTAGCAGAAAATAAAGGCATAAAAATAAATTATGATATTTTATCTAAAGAACTTAATGTTAAAGTTATTCCTATAATAGCCTCAAAAGGTATAGGAATTGATAAACTAATAGAAACTTTAGAAAATAAAACTTTTTTAAGTTACAAAGATAACAATGATTATAATTTTGAAAATGAAAGAGATGCTTATAAATTCATTGGTAACATTTTTGAAAAAGCAGTTACTTTAGAAGAAAAAAAGACTATTTCTAATACGGATAAAATTGATAAAATAGTTCTTAATCCAATACTTGCCTATCCCTTATTTTTAGGAATATTATATCTTATATTTAAATTCACCTTTAACTGGGTAGGTACACCTTTAGCAGACCATATAGATGCCTTATTAAATGATAGTTTAATACCTTACCTAGGTACTTTATTAGCAAGCACAGCTCCTTGGTTTAAATCTTTATTATTAGATGGTATAGTAGCTGGGGTTGGCTCTGTAATAGTATTTCTACCTGTAATACTTACTTTGTTTTTGGGTATATCCTTTTTAGAAGATAGTGGATATATGGCAAGGGCAGCCTTTATAATGGACAAGCTAATGAGAAAAATGGGACTTTCCGGTAAAGCCTTTATACCTATGGTAGTTGGTTTTGGTTGTTCTGTACCTGGAATAATGTCTGCTAGAACCTTAGAAAGTGAGAGAGATAGAAAACTTACCGCATTATTGGTTCCTTTAATGTCCTGTAATGCTAGATTGCCTGTTTACGCTCTATTTGCTTCTGTATTTTTTTCAGGCCATGAAACTTCTATAGTTTTTTCTTTATATATTTTGGGAATACTATTAGCATTTATAATAGGACTTCTATTTAAAAACACTTTATTTAAAAAAGATGAAGAACCTTTTATAATAGAACTTCCCGAATATAAAATGCCTGAATTTAAAAATTTAATGCTTCATACATGGGATAAGGGTAAAGGATTTTTGAAAAAAGCTGGAACTATAATATTCTCAATTTCAGTTATTGTTTGGTTACTTTCTAATTTTAATTTTTCTGGAATGGTAGACATAAATGAAAGCTTTTTAGCCTCACTAGGTAGAGTTTTATCACCTATCTTTAAACCATTAGGTTTTTCAGGATGGCAAACTTCCGTCTCCTTGTTAACAGGTCTTATGGCTAAAGAAGTTATTGTTGGAACTATGGGCGTTATATATGGTGGAGATTTAAAAGTTACTCTTTTAAATCATTTTAGTCCATTATCTGCTTATTCTTTCTTAGTTTTTGTTTTATTATATACTCCTTGTGTATCTGTAGTAGCTACTATGAGAAAAGAATATGGCTCTAAAATGGCTTTATTTTCTGTTACTTATCAGATTATATTAGCATGGATTATATCTTTCTTAATATACAACGTAGGTGCTTTAATCATATAA
- the argS gene encoding arginine--tRNA ligase, whose product MDYKNIVAERIKENTELEVDLIEKLIEIPPKQEMGDYAFPCFQLAKTFRKAPNLIAEELKEKINKEGFEKVVTVGPYLNFFVDKTVLIKDVLEKVLSEKEKYGSSKAGEGKNVVVEYSSPNIAKPFHIGHLFTTAIGNALYKILSFEGYNCIGINHLGDWGTQFGKLISAYRRWVDEEALEKDAIGELLRIYVKFHEEAEKDPELEKEARLNFKNLEDGSEEETELWNRFKDLSLKEFNKVYDMLGIKFDSLAGESFYSDKMDAVVQEIDDKGLLVDSNGAKVVMLDEYNIPPCMIKKSDGATIYATRDLAAAIYRKKTYDFYKCIYVVGTPQALHFKQVFTTLKLMGHDWADDCKHVGFGLVKLANKKLSTRNGDVVFLEDLLNQSVEETLKIINEKNPNLKNKEDTAKKLGIGAVVFTYLKNNRERDIVFDWKEILSFDGETGPYVEYSYARGKSVLRKAGELTGEVNYSKLESKEEFELAKLLGGFNDAIMNAINKLEPAMVTRYVIEVAKAFNKFYNAHGILNAEDNDVKLARVKLVEATCQVIKNALNLLGIDVVEEM is encoded by the coding sequence ATGGATTACAAAAATATAGTAGCTGAAAGAATAAAAGAAAATACAGAATTAGAAGTTGATTTAATAGAAAAACTTATAGAGATTCCACCAAAACAAGAAATGGGAGATTATGCTTTCCCATGCTTCCAATTAGCTAAAACTTTTAGAAAAGCACCAAATTTAATAGCAGAAGAATTAAAAGAAAAAATAAATAAAGAAGGTTTTGAAAAGGTAGTAACTGTAGGACCTTATTTAAATTTCTTTGTAGATAAAACTGTATTAATAAAAGACGTATTAGAAAAAGTTTTAAGTGAAAAAGAAAAATACGGTTCTTCTAAGGCAGGAGAAGGAAAGAATGTAGTAGTTGAATATTCATCACCAAATATTGCAAAACCCTTTCATATAGGTCATTTATTTACTACAGCTATAGGTAATGCACTATATAAAATATTATCCTTTGAAGGTTATAATTGTATAGGAATCAACCATCTAGGAGATTGGGGAACACAATTTGGTAAACTTATTTCTGCATATAGAAGATGGGTAGATGAAGAAGCACTAGAAAAGGATGCTATAGGAGAACTTTTAAGAATATATGTTAAATTCCATGAGGAAGCAGAAAAAGACCCTGAACTTGAAAAAGAAGCTAGATTAAACTTTAAAAATCTAGAAGATGGTTCAGAGGAAGAAACTGAGTTATGGAATAGATTTAAAGATCTAAGCTTAAAAGAATTCAACAAGGTTTATGACATGTTAGGAATAAAATTTGATTCTCTTGCAGGAGAAAGTTTCTATAGTGATAAAATGGATGCAGTAGTTCAAGAAATAGATGATAAAGGATTATTAGTAGATAGTAATGGTGCAAAGGTAGTTATGCTTGATGAATACAATATACCACCTTGCATGATTAAAAAATCTGATGGAGCAACTATTTATGCTACTCGTGATTTAGCAGCAGCTATATACAGAAAGAAAACTTATGATTTTTACAAATGTATATATGTAGTTGGAACTCCTCAAGCCCTACATTTTAAACAAGTATTTACTACTTTAAAACTTATGGGACATGATTGGGCAGATGATTGTAAACATGTAGGCTTTGGTCTTGTTAAATTAGCAAATAAAAAGCTATCTACAAGAAATGGAGATGTTGTATTCTTAGAGGATTTATTAAACCAATCTGTAGAAGAAACATTAAAAATTATAAATGAAAAGAATCCTAATTTGAAAAACAAAGAAGATACAGCTAAAAAACTTGGTATAGGTGCAGTTGTATTCACATACCTAAAAAATAATAGAGAAAGAGATATTGTATTTGACTGGAAGGAAATACTATCCTTTGATGGAGAAACAGGTCCTTATGTAGAATATAGCTATGCAAGAGGAAAAAGCGTATTAAGAAAGGCAGGAGAATTAACTGGAGAAGTAAATTATTCTAAATTAGAATCTAAAGAAGAGTTTGAATTAGCGAAACTTCTTGGAGGATTTAATGATGCCATAATGAACGCTATAAATAAATTAGAACCAGCTATGGTAACTAGATATGTAATTGAAGTAGCAAAAGCTTTCAATAAATTTTATAATGCTCATGGTATATTAAATGCAGAAGATAATGATGTAAAATTAGCAAGGGTAAAACTTGTAGAAGCTACTTGCCAAGTAATCAAGAATGCTCTTAACCTATTAGGTATAGATGTAGTTGAAGAAATGTAA
- a CDS encoding FeoB-associated Cys-rich membrane protein, with translation MEIIIAIVIILLAIYILAKNIKKKTSGQCDCSSCPTGCSCSNKKEKEQINKNKV, from the coding sequence ATGGAAATAATTATAGCTATAGTTATAATACTTTTAGCCATATATATACTAGCTAAAAATATTAAAAAGAAAACCTCTGGACAATGTGATTGTTCATCATGTCCAACAGGTTGTTCCTGTAGCAATAAAAAAGAAAAAGAACAAATAAATAAAAACAAAGTTTAA
- a CDS encoding CBS domain-containing protein produces MVCDIMNTHVIVLNPKDSIKKALNLMSENNINGAPVANEEGNLIGMIVKADIYRFLMEEGHYDTCPVEWVMTKEVFTALEEEDVISIAKKILDKDIIAMPIVNSSKKLLGIVSIEDILKSLIYKLK; encoded by the coding sequence ATGGTTTGTGATATTATGAATACACATGTTATTGTTCTTAATCCTAAAGATAGTATAAAAAAAGCATTAAATCTTATGAGTGAAAACAATATAAATGGAGCACCTGTAGCTAATGAAGAGGGCAATTTAATAGGAATGATAGTAAAGGCGGATATTTATAGATTTTTGATGGAAGAGGGACATTATGATACTTGTCCTGTAGAGTGGGTTATGACTAAAGAAGTTTTTACTGCATTAGAGGAAGAGGACGTTATATCTATAGCTAAGAAAATTTTAGATAAGGATATAATAGCCATGCCAATAGTAAATTCTTCAAAAAAACTTTTGGGAATAGTATCCATTGAGGATATATTAAAAAGTTTAATATATAAATTAAAATAA
- a CDS encoding FeoA family protein, giving the protein MSICELLPGQTAKISSISGNEKLVKRLMALGCIEGTEISLKKRAPLGDPILINLRGFDLAIRKKDAKFISVDK; this is encoded by the coding sequence ATGAGTATCTGTGAATTATTACCTGGCCAAACTGCTAAGATTTCTAGTATTTCTGGCAACGAAAAATTAGTCAAAAGACTAATGGCATTAGGCTGTATCGAAGGCACAGAAATATCCTTAAAAAAAAGGGCCCCTTTAGGAGACCCCATACTAATAAATTTAAGAGGATTTGATTTAGCTATAAGAAAAAAAGATGCTAAATTTATATCTGTAGATAAATAG
- a CDS encoding DUF1667 domain-containing protein: protein MAIRELICIGCPLGCNLEVEIEDKEVKSVKGNTCPRGKIYAEKECTNPTRILTISVNVKNGEEDVVCVKTEKDIPKGKLMECVKILKDITVQAPLKIGDVIVENIADTGVNVIATKCLRAKN, encoded by the coding sequence ATGGCTATAAGAGAATTAATATGTATAGGATGTCCATTGGGATGTAATTTAGAAGTAGAAATTGAAGATAAAGAAGTAAAATCAGTTAAGGGCAATACTTGCCCTAGAGGTAAAATATATGCAGAAAAAGAATGCACAAATCCTACAAGAATATTAACTATATCTGTTAATGTGAAAAATGGAGAAGAAGATGTGGTTTGTGTTAAAACAGAAAAAGATATTCCAAAGGGAAAACTAATGGAATGTGTAAAAATATTAAAGGATATAACTGTACAAGCACCTCTAAAAATAGGTGATGTAATAGTAGAAAATATAGCAGATACAGGAGTAAATGTTATAGCTACAAAATGCCTAAGGGCTAAGAATTAA
- a CDS encoding aminotransferase: MKIKTFKVEQWMNQYENDAIYNLAETCIDSLTLRELLNLAGKNFEEYMISLGDIRMTYSHIYGSPNLLKGIASLFQDVKAEQIIPTHGAIGANYQVLITLLEPGNSMVSVAPTYQQHYSIPESMGTEVNILKLLPENNFLPDLQELKKMVNSNTKLITINNPNNPSGSLIPIELLKQIVDIAKSVDAYVLSDEVYRGISEDGSYMPSIVDLYEKGISVGSMSKTFSLAGLRLGWIVSKDEKIINLCKERRDYDTISCGVLDDILASLALENKEAILERNRKIVMTNRELLHQWVSSEPRVSYVKPVAGNTALIYYDADMHSYEFCEKLLKETGVFYTPGECFDLDYCFRIGYAFDSKTLMEGLEKTSEFMSNLPRR, encoded by the coding sequence ATGAAAATTAAAACTTTTAAAGTAGAGCAGTGGATGAATCAATATGAAAACGATGCAATATATAATCTGGCAGAAACTTGTATAGATTCATTAACATTGAGAGAATTATTAAATTTAGCTGGAAAGAATTTTGAGGAATATATGATAAGTCTTGGGGATATTCGTATGACATATAGCCATATCTATGGATCTCCGAATCTTTTAAAAGGAATAGCTTCTCTTTTTCAGGATGTGAAGGCAGAACAAATTATACCAACCCATGGAGCTATCGGTGCTAATTACCAGGTGCTTATAACTCTTTTAGAGCCAGGAAATAGCATGGTATCTGTGGCCCCTACATATCAGCAACATTATTCTATTCCAGAGTCTATGGGTACAGAGGTTAATATTCTTAAGCTTTTACCTGAAAATAATTTTTTGCCAGACTTACAAGAGCTAAAAAAAATGGTGAATTCAAATACAAAGCTTATTACAATCAATAATCCTAATAACCCATCAGGATCTTTAATTCCTATAGAGTTGCTTAAACAAATCGTTGATATTGCAAAGAGTGTGGATGCTTATGTGCTTAGTGATGAGGTCTATAGGGGTATTAGTGAGGATGGAAGTTATATGCCTTCAATTGTAGATCTCTATGAAAAAGGTATTAGTGTAGGAAGCATGTCCAAGACATTTTCTCTTGCAGGACTACGTCTTGGGTGGATCGTTTCAAAAGACGAGAAAATAATTAATTTGTGCAAGGAAAGAAGAGATTACGATACTATAAGTTGTGGTGTATTGGATGATATTCTTGCTTCTTTGGCCTTAGAAAATAAGGAAGCAATTTTAGAAAGAAACCGAAAAATTGTTATGACAAATAGAGAGTTACTCCATCAGTGGGTGAGCTCAGAACCACGAGTATCATATGTAAAGCCAGTTGCTGGTAATACAGCATTAATTTATTACGATGCGGACATGCATTCCTATGAATTTTGTGAGAAGCTTTTAAAGGAAACGGGAGTATTTTATACCCCAGGAGAATGTTTTGACTTAGATTATTGTTTCCGTATTGGTTATGCTTTTGACTCTAAAACCTTAATGGAAGGTTTAGAGAAAACTAGTGAATTCATGTCTAATCTTCCAAGAAGATAA